The proteins below come from a single Deltaproteobacteria bacterium genomic window:
- a CDS encoding IS5/IS1182 family transposase has translation WMNRFRRLLVRWEKREQNYEAMLHLACAWITMKLAGVFG, from the coding sequence CGTGGATGAACCGATTCCGCCGGCTCCTCGTCCGCTGGGAGAAGCGCGAGCAGAACTACGAGGCAATGCTCCATCTCGCCTGTGCCTGGATCACGATGAAACTGGCTGGGGTTTTCGGATAG